The DNA region ttgtttgtttttgttatttcgtttttttattGCATCTTCAAGTTGCAAAAAGAGGGCGTAGGCTTCGCCTACAAAATCCCACTCCTGCCATCCGAGGCAGCGTTTTTCGTGTTAACGAACTCTTGACGCGAAGTGGCGCCCGCTCCCCCATCATTTTCTGCATCCCCAACCTGCAGCAACCCCCTTTTGGAGCCGCATGTGTTGCAATTTCTGCCCTCCTGTGCACGTTCGCTggttcgtttttatttttatagtaAGGTACTTCTTAAGCGTTCGGGTATAATGCGTTTGCTTTGAAGGATGTAACTGCAAGAGGCAGTCATTTGGTAGAAATCCAGTTTGGCTCACTTTTCACTTAAGAAGGCTCCTAATTATAATAGAGTTTATTATAAGATTACTCTACagttttttattcaatttaattggCGAGCAGCCTTAACCTACAAGAACGGAATAGGGTATCTGTTATCTAATACCAAGTATACCGGAGTCGAGTGACTTCGTTTTAGCAtcctttcttgtttttatttttggggtgttgctgctgcctttgACTTCGAAGCCCTGCGCTGCTAGGGCGTCTTTTGTGCCCTGctctttgttgttttgttcttGGGCCTAGCTCGCTTTTATCTCGAAACAAAATGAGGGAAAAAAGAGATGCGAAATTGGGGGCGAACTttcgttttttggttttcgttttgcCTTTCAGAGCAACcccagcagctgcagatgcaTGCCGCCACTCGAGATGTTGTTCACCTGTGGCAAGGCAGCGTTTAAAGCCCTCTTTAATGTTCGTTCCCGTGTGTGTCCTTGTATCGTTGCAGTGCCCAAGGAGAAGACGCAGGATAGCAGCAATTTGATATACATCTACATTGGCACCTCCGTCTTCAGCGTGCTCATGGTCATCGTTGGCATGGGCCTTCTTCTCTACCGCCGCCGCAAGCAGGCGCACTTTTTCGAGATTCCAACGGTACGTATCTGTGTGATGTTGCCGcgaatacaaattttaattatgccaAATTAAACCCCTTTAGAACGAGGCTGAGATCACCAACTCCTCGCCTTTGCTAAGCAACCGTCCCATTCAGCTGCTGGAACAGAAGGCCTGCGGTAGGTTCGGTGATGTGTGGCAAGCCAAGCTCAACAATCAGGATGTGGCCGTCAAGATCTTCCGCATGCAGGAAAAAGAATCGTGGACCACGGAGCACGATATCTACAAGTTGCCGCGCATGCGACACCCGAACATTCTCGAGTTCCTGGGCGTAGAGAAGCACATGGACAAGCCGGAGTATTGGCTGATTTCCACCTACCAGCATAACGGATCGCTGTGCGACTACCTCAAATCGCACACAGTTACCTGGCCAGAGCTGTGCCGCATCGCCGAGTCCATGGCCAATGGACTGGCACATCTGCACGAGGAGATTCCGGCCTCAAAGACCGATGGGCTAAAGCCATCGATAGCTCACCGAGACTTCAAGTCCAAGAACGTGCTGCTGAAAAGCGATCTTACCGCATGTATTGCTGACTTTGGGTTGGCCATGATATTCCAGCCGGGCAAGCCCTGCGGCGATACACACGGTCAAGTAGGCACTCGTCGTTATATGGCCCCTGAGGTGCTTGAGGGTGCCATCAATTTCAATAGAGACGCTTTCTTACGTATAGACGTATACGCATGCGGCTTAGTCCTTTGGGAAATGGTGTCACGGTGTGACTTTGCCGGACCCGTCGGCGAGTTCCAGCTTCCTTTTGAGGCCGAGCTGGGCCAGAGGCCGACGCTGGACGAAGTTCAGGAGAGTGTGGTAATGAAGAAGCTGCGTCCTCGTCTGCTGAACTCCTGGCGCGCTCATCCGGTGAGTTTGACTTAAGTTAATGCTTTTAGATCGAGAAAATAACTTGTAACTCTTTTACAGGGACTTAATGTATTCTGTGACACAATGGAGGAGTGCTGGGATCACGACGCCGAGGCCCGTCTCAGCTCTTCGTGCGTAATGGAACGCTTTGCGCAGCTGAACAAGTACCCCTCAACCCAGTTGCTGATCAAGAACCACACCAACATTGACGACGCCAAGGAATCTACGAATTGCTTATAGAAGCGGTACTAAGCCACAGACCAGCCAACGGCTCTGTGGCTCTGGAAGAAATCAGTTGAAGCTTTTTGCTTAGTAGTGGACAATTGATCGGCGTTGTCGTAAGAAGTTTCGTTTGTAGTTCAATAGTTTGTAGTACCATCATCAGCAGCTATAGGGTGGACTGATTTATAAGAAAAAAGTCGTTTAAAGAgctactttttctttttaaatcaTAAATCCACCCATTCGATGTTAACCCGCGATCTTAAATATGTTGGAAAAGAGTCCAAACATACACTAAGCAACGTTGAACAAAGAGCATTAGAAGTGGCGCTATGTGCATAGACGTGGTAGTTACTCATCCGACATTGACTTCATTGACTGAT from Drosophila santomea strain STO CAGO 1482 chromosome 3R, Prin_Dsan_1.1, whole genome shotgun sequence includes:
- the LOC120451705 gene encoding activin receptor type-2B, which gives rise to MSKYDLLYLTAQLTLVCCLIGIHGSILPGGHGVIECEHFDEKMCNTTQECVTRIEHCKMEADKFPSCYVLWSVNETTGALRIKMKGCFTDMHECNQTECVTSAEPRQGNINYCCCKGSRCNSNQKYIKSTTEATTQVPKEKTQDSSNLIYIYIGTSVFSVLMVIVGMGLLLYRRRKQAHFFEIPTNEAEITNSSPLLSNRPIQLLEQKACGRFGDVWQAKLNNQDVAVKIFRMQEKESWTTEHDIYKLPRMRHPNILEFLGVEKHMDKPEYWLISTYQHNGSLCDYLKSHTVTWPELCRIAESMANGLAHLHEEIPASKTDGLKPSIAHRDFKSKNVLLKSDLTACIADFGLAMIFQPGKPCGDTHGQVGTRRYMAPEVLEGAINFNRDAFLRIDVYACGLVLWEMVSRCDFAGPVGEFQLPFEAELGQRPTLDEVQESVVMKKLRPRLLNSWRAHPGLNVFCDTMEECWDHDAEARLSSSCVMERFAQLNKYPSTQLLIKNHTNIDDAKESTNCL